One genomic region from Gemmobacter aquarius encodes:
- a CDS encoding motility protein A produces MDTATTIGFFGGILAVVGTMLSGGHIMPFVSMHGFTIVFVGGFFAVMYTAPMEVFLGSFKAMATAFKKHNTDIGALAVTMSELATIARKDGLMALEGKEMPHKFLERGMQMLIDGADEQKLSKQLANEIAAMKVRHSAKQDVCKAWVELGPAYGMIGTLIGLVEMMGNMSDPTTVGKGMATALVGTMYGAIAANVFFGPMATKLKNNTTREVAYCEAAIEGLRGIARAEAPRVILDGLAARLPPAERAKLAAAA; encoded by the coding sequence ATGGATACGGCAACCACGATTGGCTTTTTCGGCGGAATTCTCGCCGTGGTGGGCACGATGCTTTCGGGCGGGCACATCATGCCCTTCGTGTCGATGCACGGCTTTACCATCGTATTCGTCGGCGGCTTCTTCGCTGTGATGTATACGGCGCCGATGGAAGTGTTCCTCGGCTCGTTCAAGGCGATGGCCACGGCGTTCAAGAAACACAACACCGATATTGGTGCCCTTGCTGTCACTATGTCGGAACTTGCGACCATTGCCCGAAAGGACGGGCTGATGGCGCTGGAAGGCAAGGAGATGCCGCACAAATTCCTCGAACGCGGCATGCAGATGCTGATCGACGGGGCCGACGAGCAGAAACTTTCCAAGCAACTGGCCAACGAGATTGCCGCGATGAAGGTCCGCCATTCCGCCAAGCAGGATGTGTGCAAGGCTTGGGTCGAGCTTGGCCCCGCTTACGGCATGATCGGCACGCTGATCGGTCTGGTCGAGATGATGGGCAACATGTCCGACCCCACGACCGTGGGCAAGGGCATGGCGACCGCGCTGGTCGGCACGATGTACGGCGCAATCGCCGCAAACGTCTTTTTCGGCCCGATGGCCACCAAGTTGAAGAACAACACAACGCGCGAAGTCGCCTATTGCGAGGCCGCCATCGAAGGTCTGCGGGGCATCGCCCGCGCCGAGGCGCCGCGCGTCATCCTCGACGGTCTGGCCGCGCGCCTGCCGCCCGCCGAGCGCGCCAAGCTGGCGGCGGCCGCGTAA